In Candidatus Jettenia caeni, the DNA window AAACAAACTCCGGTTTCTCATACCCTTCATACCACACCTTGCCAAATAGGGTTTTCAGGGTAATCTCCGGATGTGGATTTGAAATAATCCATTGGAACAAATTATTGTTTGAACTTGCTGCCAGAATACCGTCTGCCTTGGGTGAAAAAGTAAGGGCTGTAGGGGTAGCTGGCACCTTAAAGATTAATACATTTTGTTCGGAAGTTGCATGGTTGAGATAGATGGTTCCATTCGCTGCCGAAGTCACAAAACCCTTATCTCGCAGAGAGGGCGCAAATGCTGTAACAGGGGCGTCATGAGATTTAAGGGTGTGTATTTTCTTAAGCACCCATCCTGATGGTGATGTTTCATCCCTTACCTGCATCCAGATATTTACACCACCTTTATAATCACCAACTGCAAGTGAAATATCTCCAAACAAAAACCCCAGGGTAGTTATTGCCTTATCAGATACCTTTACCTTTTGCTGCAAAGAAGGATTTTCTTTGTCGCTTATATTTATATGGAATAACTCGCCCAAGGATGTCCCGATATAGAGGTTTTCCATAAAATGATCAAGGGCTAGAGAAGTTATATCGACTCCATTCTCCAGGCCTGGAGGATAGAGTCTTGAGTTATTATATGCCGCATGTATTCTCTTTGGTTGACATTGCTTTACGAGACCAGTGATATCCAGCTTAATTTCCTTTTTTTCCCCTGTATCAAACAGGGTGCTCACTTCCTCTATGGATTTCAGCAATAATCTGCCATCTTCTGTAGAGACTACGGTAGCCGTTGTACTATCATCACTACTGGATGTAATATTCCTGAGCGTTTTCTGCTGGTCATCAATTTGTACGGGTTCTTCTTCAGATACTTCGGGAATAATAACCCTTTTTTCGTTATCAAAGGATTCAGAAAAGGTAATAGAGACGGTTAAGATTCTTCCATCATTCGTTCCCAGAACAAGGCGATTATCATCCTTATCAACTGACGTTATCGTAGAGTCTTTAAGCCCTGAGATAAGGTATTTATTTAAAATGCTACCATCTGATAAAGAGATAAACGCTATAGTACCATCGTGAGAAACTGCATAGGCAAGTTCCTGATGTTCATTTATTCCAAGGGAAACGGTATTGCCGTTCAGAGGAAAGGTCTTTTCTTTTAAGACCTTAGCACCTTTAAGAAGCGGATAAACCTCGACAAACAGAAATACAAATAGGGCGAGCACAGCAAAAATGGTAGCTGCGCCACCGAATGTAATTACCCAGCGGGCGGCCTTATCAGTGAGTCTTCTTTTTCTTAAATGCCCCATGCCTGTATTATTCTAACTTTTTCAGTTCATCTTTAACAACTAAAGCTGGTATAGGAATATATCCATCTTTTACAACGACTTCCTGCCCCGCCCTGCTTAGAATAAATTTTATAAATTCTCTGACGAGCGGGTCAAGGGGTTGACCTGGCTTCTTATTAATATATACATAGAGAAACCTTGCCAGTGGATAAGAACCGTTCATTACATTTTCCATTTCAGCCTCTTTATAGGGTTCTCCTTCTTTAAATGAAAGGGGTACCGTACGTATACCGGAAGTCTTGTAACCAATGCCACTGTAACCGATAGCATATCGGTCCTCGGTTACACCCTGTACGACAGAGGCAGAACCTGGCTGCTCTTTTACAGAATCTTTGAAGTCGCCCTTATAAAGGGCATGTTCCTTGAAATAACCATAGGTACCCGAGGCAGAATTACGACCATAGAGACTCATCGGCCGGGTTGACCATTCTCCTGCTAAACCAAGCTGTCCCCATGTTTTAATGTCTTCTTTATACTTGCCTTTCCTGGTTTTTGAAAAAATAGCGTCCACCTGAGGTAAACTTAAACCTTTAAGAGGGTTATCCTTATTTACATATATTGCCAGGGCATCCAATGCTGTCCTTATTACGGTGGGCTTATAACCATATTTCTTCTCAAAGGCATCGATCTCGGTAGGTTTCATTGCTCTACTCATCGGCGCTATCTGAGCTGTTCCCGAGATAAGAGCAGGTGGTGCAGTGGTAGAACCCTTACCCTCTATCTGGATCTTTACATTCGGATATACCTGGTTAAACCCCTCGGCCCAGTAGGTCATGAGGTTATTCATGGTATCAGAACCTATACTGTTCAGATTTCCTGAAACCCCACCGACCTTAGCATAAGGTTTTATGTTTGCATCAACCTCAACAGCCTCACTGGCAATAGTTATGCTCGTTAAACTAAAGCTAAAAATTGCCATGAACACCCATGCCTTCTTTACCATATACCTATCTCTCCTTTCATTTTCATTAGCATATTTGAACACTATATTACTCAAATTAATTCGAGAAGTCGACTTATTTTTTGGAATGACGTTTATCATACTCCTTTACTGCCTCATCTGAATCGAAGACGGCGGTTTCGCCATTTGGCCCGTACCCTATCTTGACAATACTTTTGCCCATTTCTCCTGTTTTTTCAAACTCTGCCTTTCGTGCAGGCGATGTAAAAACGTACAGCCTGCCATCAATCTTAAATTCTTTATAAGCTTTGATATTGGTCTTTCCGAGTAGCTCTTTCACAAGACGAGATTCGTACTCAATCACAGCCTCTTCTGAATCAAAGACAACTGTTTCACCATTCGGTCCGTATCCGATCTTGATGATACCTTTCCCTAACTCACCCGTTTTCTCAAACTCCTCCTTTCGTTTAGACGAAACAAATATGTAGAGTCTTCCATCCTTGCTAACTTCTTGATAGGTACCTTCTTTTACTGTTTCATCGCTTGCAGTTACAGCCTGACACCTGGCCGTCTGTGGGATGGTACAAAGCGTGATGCCAGTAATACTTATCATGAAAGCAAAACGGGTAATCTTTCCATTAAATTTCCCCATACCTTTTATATCTCCTTTAATTTTAAAGGGAAAAACTTATTAACCATTAGAAGATAATTTGATACTGTATCCTGAACCTATTCTCCTGTTGGTCCTGATCTTCTCCCTCGGTTACATAATGACTAAAATCTGACTGTATCTTTGAACGATGGGCACGGAAATAATAGTTTATACCCAAAGCATACTCTCTCCCCGTATCATTTGAAACATCATCATTAGGGTCAAGCTGGGAGTAACGGGCTGCAACCTCCAGCCTTTTCGGCAATACGAAATAACCAACCTGGGTAAAGAATCCATCTGAATCTATTGAACCATCATTGTCTTCTGGATCTTGAGACATCATGTAGTATTCATTATTCCACGATATACCCTTGTATTTAACACCAAGATCTACAACCCCGGCAACGCCATCAGTAGCTTCTAATTTTTCATCTTGCAACTTAGGATTAAAAACTACAGCAGCCCCGATGGTTGCCTTTACTTTCTCGGAATATTTTACATCGGTTTCATCGTAATAGTCATACTTTCCAAATGGGTTATATCTTACACCGAGGACATACATAAGTTCGTTATCGATATTATCGTCTGTACCCCTTTCTGCAGGATCTTCTCCAGCCCCATTAAATACCGCGGCATGGTATTCCACGTGTCCATCAAAGGGCTTCCCGTAAATATCAAACCCATAATCTCTATCCTGATCAAAAAACTCACTGGCAATGGATCTGTCTTGTAAGAGAAGTTTTGAAGATGATGAAACCCTTTGCCTGTTAAATGGCACCTTAAAGTACCCGATCTTGGCATTTAATTCTTCAAAAGGAGTAAAATATACATAAAAATCTCTTATATCAACATTAAAACTATCTCCATCTAACTCGACATAGTAATGGATGAGTTTGCTGTAGATATTACCACCAAAATAAACCCTTGCCCTACGAACATCGATATTGTTTGTATCGTTTTTCCCAAAATCTTCATCTCTATCCTTAAATGTATATCGGAATTGCAACCTACCCCCTGCATTTAATGTATAATCTCCTTCTCGTGATTTGATACTTAACGCATATTTCTCATCATCAGGAGTGTATACCGGCGTGAGTCCGGGCATGCCAAGTGCCATTTTTTCCCTGGCTTCGGTTGTAGACATATAATCTTCAATCTCATGTTTAATCTCCTCCTTGGTAATGGGCGCAGGCGCCGGGCTGACCGTCTCCATACGGTTTTTTAATGCCTGTATCTGCTCCTGCTGCCTTTGCATTGACTCCTCCATCTGTTTCAACTGCCATTGTAAATAATCACGCTCGCTTCCGGATATCTCCTCAGCCTGTTCTGTTTCCTGGGCAAACGTACCTTGTGGCATGTTAACTGCATACGTACTCCATAATACCATTGCAGATGATAAAACACCTGTATACCATTTCCAACGCATTTCTACCTCCTTTTCTAAAATACCTTATCTACTCAAATTAAGCTGCCTTTGGCAGCGCTCATGAGAAAAACAGTGAGACATAGGGCACGGCTTTAGCCTTGCCAGGCAACCTGAAAGGATTGCCTTACAGAATGAAATTCCTATGCACATAGCGCAACATAGTTACCACGAAACTATTCCTCTTACAAGAAAGCCATGATAAGAAATCAAAATTCTTGAGAATGAAGAATAATAAAATATCATTTTGAACAACGCGCAAAATCGCATGTATTAAAAGAAAAAATTTTTTACTGCTGAACACAATAAACTGGGGGAGAGGAGGAGGAATCCCTCTCCCCCAAGGGGTCCGGTTGTCCTTTACCGGAGATTCACACGAGGTTAATCATGCAAATCATGAAAACATTCTACATTGCGAATATTAAGGAAATGTTAAGGAATTGTTAATTTTGTATTAATTTGAAGGGTAAATAATTTAGGCATCATTACTAAAGTAAATCCATTGCTTCCTCTTGTCATTTCATAAACACATTAACATACATATAAAATGGCCTAGCGCTGCAGATTGTATAAATCCATCCATATAAAAGCAGTTATTAAAATGGCTTACTAAAAATGTACCCTTGACCCCAATCTACTCCTAGTTCTTTAACGGTTATTAACTCATCAACGGTCTCTATCCCTTCGGCCACAACAGTCGAATGAAAGACCTTATGGCACATATCTACAATCATTTTAAAAACAGCTTGTTTTTTAAAAGATTTATTGA includes these proteins:
- a CDS encoding phosphate ABC transporter permease component, translating into MGHLRKRRLTDKAARWVITFGGAATIFAVLALFVFLFVEVYPLLKGAKVLKEKTFPLNGNTVSLGINEHQELAYAVSHDGTIAFISLSDGSILNKYLISGLKDSTITSVDKDDNRLVLGTNDGRILTVSITFSESFDNEKRVIIPEVSEEEPVQIDDQQKTLRNITSSSDDSTTATVVSTEDGRLLLKSIEEVSTLFDTGEKKEIKLDITGLVKQCQPKRIHAAYNNSRLYPPGLENGVDITSLALDHFMENLYIGTSLGELFHINISDKENPSLQQKVKVSDKAITTLGFLFGDISLAVGDYKGGVNIWMQVRDETSPSGWVLKKIHTLKSHDAPVTAFAPSLRDKGFVTSAANGTIYLNHATSEQNVLIFKVPATPTALTFSPKADGILAASSNNNLFQWIISNPHPEITLKTLFGKVWYEGYEKPEFVWQSTGGTDDFEPKLSLVPLIFGTIKGTVYSMIIAVPIGIFAALYTSQFLHKSLKIIKPVIELMAALPSVILGFLAGLWLAPLIERVFPAIVIMPLFIILSIALALYLWRCLPSWIKGKYRYGAEALFLIPFIIGAIYVSIQLNSVSESVLFGGDYRQWLLHILGLNYDQRNALIVGFAMGFAVIPLIFTISEDAMSNVPNNLTSASLALGATTWHTAVRVVLPTASPGIFSAVMIGFGRAVGETMIVLMATGNTPIMGWNLFNGFRALAANIAVEMPEAPVGGTLYRVLFLAALLLFVTTFIVNTFAETVRQKMKRRYSKL
- a CDS encoding phosphate ABC transporter substrate binding component — protein: MVKKAWVFMAIFSFSLTSITIASEAVEVDANIKPYAKVGGVSGNLNSIGSDTMNNLMTYWAEGFNQVYPNVKIQIEGKGSTTAPPALISGTAQIAPMSRAMKPTEIDAFEKKYGYKPTVIRTALDALAIYVNKDNPLKGLSLPQVDAIFSKTRKGKYKEDIKTWGQLGLAGEWSTRPMSLYGRNSASGTYGYFKEHALYKGDFKDSVKEQPGSASVVQGVTEDRYAIGYSGIGYKTSGIRTVPLSFKEGEPYKEAEMENVMNGSYPLARFLYVYINKKPGQPLDPLVREFIKFILSRAGQEVVVKDGYIPIPALVVKDELKKLE